In the genome of Pseudomonas putida, one region contains:
- a CDS encoding ABC transporter permease, with product MNASQRGRYLALLCLLPFAVFFIVFQIAPLAWVAINSLQSESGWGLDNFSKIFASKFYLQALQRSLEISFWSSLFGIVIATLGAYSLRQVDSRLRDFVSAFANMTSNFTGVPLAFAFIILLGFNGALTLLLKQVGLLEDFSIYSKSGLILVYTYFQIPLGVLLLYPAFDALREDWRESAALLGASHWQFWRYIGLPVLTPALLGTFVILLANALGAYATVYALTTGNFNVLPIRIAALVAGDITLDPNLASALAMVLVGLMTLVTVVHQWLLKRSYHAR from the coding sequence GTGAATGCTAGCCAACGTGGCCGCTACCTGGCCCTGCTCTGCCTGCTTCCGTTCGCCGTTTTCTTCATCGTTTTCCAGATCGCGCCATTGGCCTGGGTGGCCATCAACAGCCTGCAGAGTGAAAGCGGCTGGGGCCTGGACAACTTCAGCAAGATCTTTGCCTCCAAGTTCTACCTGCAGGCGCTGCAGCGCAGCCTGGAGATCAGCTTCTGGTCGAGCCTGTTCGGCATCGTCATCGCTACCCTGGGCGCCTATTCCCTGCGCCAGGTGGACTCACGCCTGCGCGATTTCGTCAGCGCCTTCGCCAACATGACCAGCAACTTCACCGGCGTGCCACTGGCGTTCGCCTTCATCATCCTGCTGGGCTTCAACGGAGCACTGACCCTGCTGCTCAAGCAAGTGGGTCTGTTGGAGGATTTCAGCATCTACTCCAAGAGCGGCCTGATCCTGGTGTACACCTACTTCCAGATTCCCCTCGGCGTGCTGCTGCTCTACCCGGCCTTCGATGCCCTGCGTGAGGACTGGCGCGAGTCGGCGGCGCTGCTGGGTGCCAGCCACTGGCAGTTCTGGCGCTACATCGGCCTGCCGGTGCTGACGCCAGCGTTGCTGGGGACGTTCGTGATCCTGCTGGCCAACGCCCTGGGCGCCTATGCCACCGTCTACGCCCTGACCACCGGCAACTTCAACGTGCTGCCCATCCGTATCGCGGCCCTGGTGGCTGGCGACATCACCCTGGACCCGAACCTGGCCAGTGCCTTGGCCATGGTGCTGGTGGGTCTGATGACACTGGTCACCGTGGTCCATCAATGGCTGCTCAAGAGGAGCTACCATGCGCGCTGA
- a CDS encoding alkaline phosphatase family protein, giving the protein MQHNVILVLLDGLNHQVAHHAMGHLHAYVEADRAALYRVECELPSLSRPLYECILTGVPPIDSGIVHNNITRLSNQRSVFHYAREAGLGTAAAAYHWFSELYNRSPFDPLRDRHTHAPKLPIQHGLFYYADHYPDSHLLADAEYLRRRHAPNFLLVHPMNIDDAGHRHGLDSSQYRNAARSVDILLADYLPLWLREGYQVLVTADHGMNNDRSHNGLLAEEREVPLFVFGEAFSLDPAATPLQTELCGTICELLGAAHDKPVCRELLK; this is encoded by the coding sequence ATGCAACACAACGTCATCCTGGTCCTGCTCGACGGCCTCAACCATCAGGTGGCCCATCATGCCATGGGCCACCTGCATGCCTACGTCGAGGCAGACCGCGCCGCGCTGTACCGCGTGGAATGCGAGCTGCCGTCGCTGTCACGCCCCCTGTACGAGTGCATCCTCACTGGCGTCCCGCCGATCGACAGCGGCATCGTGCACAACAACATCACACGCTTGTCCAACCAACGCAGTGTCTTCCATTACGCCCGCGAAGCGGGCCTGGGGACCGCGGCGGCCGCTTACCATTGGTTCAGCGAGCTGTACAACCGCTCGCCCTTCGACCCGTTGCGCGACCGTCACACCCACGCGCCGAAGCTGCCGATCCAGCACGGCCTGTTCTATTACGCCGACCACTATCCCGACTCACACCTGCTGGCCGACGCTGAGTACCTGCGCCGGCGCCATGCACCGAACTTTCTGCTGGTGCACCCGATGAACATCGACGACGCCGGGCACCGCCATGGCCTGGACAGCAGCCAATACCGAAATGCCGCCCGCAGTGTCGATATCCTGCTGGCCGACTACCTGCCGCTGTGGTTGCGAGAGGGCTATCAGGTGCTGGTGACCGCCGACCATGGCATGAACAACGACCGCTCGCACAATGGTCTGCTGGCCGAGGAGCGCGAAGTGCCTTTGTTCGTGTTCGGCGAGGCATTCAGCCTGGACCCTGCGGCCACGCCCTTGCAGACCGAACTGTGCGGCACGATCTGCGAGCTACTCGGTGCAGCCCATGACAAACCCGTGTGCAGGGAGCTGCTTAAGTGA
- a CDS encoding ABC transporter substrate-binding protein, giving the protein MKKFFMASLLGSAIALCTSAMAADPDLKALEEAARKEGTINSVGMPDAWANWKGTWADLASKYGLKHSDTDMSSAQEIAKFDAEKDNASADIGDVGAAFGPIAATKGVTQPYKPSTWDQVPEWAKDKDGHWALAYTGTIAFIINKDLVKEGERPKTWHDLEKGKYKVAIGDVGTAAQAANGVLAAAIAYKGDESNLQPGLQLFTKLAQQKRLSLANPTIQTLEKGEVEVGVVWDFNGLSYREQIDPKRFEVLIPSDGSVISGYTTIINKYAKHPNAAKLTREYIFSDAGQTNLAIGHARPIRAEHLKLPAEVQAKLLPNEQYSAAQPIKNAEAWEATSKKLPQMWQEQVIIEME; this is encoded by the coding sequence ATGAAAAAGTTCTTCATGGCGTCACTGCTGGGCTCGGCCATCGCCCTGTGTACATCGGCCATGGCCGCCGATCCCGACCTCAAGGCCCTGGAAGAAGCCGCCCGCAAGGAAGGCACCATCAACAGCGTGGGCATGCCTGATGCCTGGGCCAACTGGAAAGGCACCTGGGCGGACCTTGCCAGTAAATATGGGCTCAAGCACAGCGACACCGACATGAGCTCGGCGCAGGAGATCGCCAAGTTCGACGCCGAGAAGGACAACGCCAGTGCCGACATCGGTGACGTGGGCGCCGCCTTCGGCCCCATCGCCGCCACCAAGGGCGTGACCCAGCCGTACAAACCCAGCACCTGGGACCAAGTGCCGGAGTGGGCCAAGGACAAGGACGGCCATTGGGCCCTGGCCTATACCGGTACTATTGCGTTCATCATCAACAAGGACCTGGTCAAGGAAGGCGAGCGTCCGAAAACCTGGCACGACCTGGAAAAAGGCAAGTACAAGGTCGCCATCGGCGACGTAGGCACCGCCGCCCAGGCCGCCAACGGCGTACTCGCCGCGGCCATCGCCTATAAAGGCGACGAGAGCAACCTCCAGCCGGGCCTGCAGTTGTTCACCAAACTGGCCCAGCAAAAGCGCCTGTCGCTGGCCAACCCGACCATCCAGACCCTGGAGAAGGGGGAAGTGGAAGTTGGCGTGGTGTGGGACTTCAACGGCCTGAGCTATCGCGAACAGATCGACCCCAAGCGCTTCGAGGTACTGATCCCGTCCGACGGCTCGGTGATCTCCGGTTACACCACTATCATCAACAAATACGCCAAGCACCCCAACGCTGCCAAGTTGACGCGTGAGTACATTTTCAGTGATGCCGGCCAGACCAACCTTGCCATCGGCCACGCCCGTCCGATTCGCGCCGAGCACCTGAAGCTGCCGGCCGAGGTGCAGGCCAAGCTGCTGCCGAACGAACAGTACAGCGCCGCCCAACCGATCAAGAACGCCGAGGCCTGGGAAGCCACCTCCAAGAAGCTGCCGCAGATGTGGCAGGAGCAAGTGATCATCGAGATGGAATAA
- a CDS encoding UTRA domain-containing protein: MHSTPPRAVTAICHALQEQIEHGLLAPGGKLPAERKLSEVFDTTRITLREALVQLEAQGLIYREERRGWFVAPERLTYDLIERSHFHAMVRAQGRVPSTELLSARLQPASAAICARLHLPALSSVVQICRLRRIDGRGVLYAEHYLNPKYFPGILELDLGQSLTEIYARVYGIAYGRVCFEILPTALPAPAAAALKVSAGSPGLHVTRVNSDQHGHLIDCDLEYWRHDAICIKADAG, from the coding sequence ATGCACTCGACGCCACCGCGCGCGGTAACAGCTATCTGTCATGCCTTGCAGGAGCAGATCGAACACGGCTTGCTGGCACCGGGCGGCAAGCTGCCGGCCGAGCGCAAGCTCAGTGAGGTGTTCGACACCACGCGCATCACCTTGCGCGAGGCGCTGGTGCAGCTGGAAGCCCAGGGGCTGATCTATCGCGAGGAGCGGCGGGGCTGGTTCGTGGCGCCGGAGCGGCTGACGTACGATCTGATTGAGCGCAGTCACTTCCATGCCATGGTCCGGGCGCAGGGGCGGGTACCGAGTACCGAATTGCTGTCGGCGCGGTTGCAGCCGGCTTCGGCGGCGATTTGTGCGCGGTTACACTTGCCGGCGTTGTCCAGCGTGGTGCAGATCTGCCGTTTGCGGCGCATCGACGGGCGCGGGGTGCTGTATGCCGAGCATTACCTGAACCCTAAGTACTTTCCTGGGATCCTGGAGTTGGATCTCGGCCAGTCGCTGACCGAGATCTATGCGCGGGTGTACGGTATCGCCTATGGGCGGGTGTGTTTCGAAATCCTGCCAACCGCCTTGCCGGCACCGGCTGCCGCAGCGCTTAAGGTCTCGGCGGGTAGCCCGGGGTTGCATGTCACCCGGGTCAACAGCGATCAGCATGGGCACCTGATCGATTGTGACTTGGAATACTGGCGGCATGATGCGATATGCATTAAAGCGGACGCCGGTTAA
- a CDS encoding RHS repeat domain-containing protein: MRDNRGLGIREIAYHRHPDTPTQLDERITRHQFNALEQLEYSIDPRLHERRLVDATTQPNNRFQTSLVGEILRIESVDAGNTLSLNDVQGRPCLSIGATGALHRWHYEDASLAGRLLHVTEQIAEAPPRITERLVWGGNTQEAKNQNLAGQCVRHYDTAGCRQTDSVGVTATVLSSTQKLLVVGTEADWQGQDESAWDRLLAPYTFTTSFRIDATGASIEQRDALGHVQRQSYDIAGMLSSTRLIMKGGTTHVILKSVTYSASGQKLREEQGNGVITTYTYEQRTQRLLGSKIERRAGRSEAKVLQDIRYEYDPVGNILSVHNDAEATRFWRNQKVVPVNRYEYDSLYQLITASGREMAEMPRQGTRPPSPTIPLPTNDGAYTNYTRRYQYDRAGNLTRISHSAPTSNNSYTLDMTVSNRSNRAVLHTLTQDPAKVDALFDAAGNQLQLQPGQALHWTPRGQLDKVVPQAGDESAVDQESYRYGADGQRIAKYNAQQAGAQTGYVLYLPGLEVRARFRDDAIKELLHVITVGAAGNAQARLLHWETGTPPGVSNDSLRYSYSNLINSVGLELDSEGQIISHEEYYPYGGSAVWAARNQTEADYKTVRYSGKERDATGLYYYGYRYYQPWVGRWLSADPAGAIDGINLYRMVRNNPVTLEDGMGLSSKGVYYEYAALKAAPQEIQNTRMEVEAFLQSKRGSAALYVAGGTVREGIGVLAGIGGGVLGSVVPVAGTFAGAYVAKKAVEKALPEFHAVPDTDMAKRLEKKSKGGISHKIKVFREENINLEKIGEKAVDVTANNLVNGVLEAADQAPLPLSVPFSSMYKGTKELLKSKNTSKVDLLQQLAADIETTEALLNGFKATIDAEFGKLSVKREHIDPVLGRSGFLEYCVRSKNHPALENHWIRETVYRKAYDAAMTGLNGLKALVARYKPAAQ; this comes from the coding sequence GTGCGAGACAATCGTGGATTAGGCATCCGCGAAATCGCTTATCACCGCCATCCCGATACGCCCACGCAATTGGATGAACGCATCACCCGCCACCAGTTCAACGCGCTCGAGCAGCTTGAATACAGCATCGATCCTCGCCTCCATGAGCGCCGGCTCGTTGATGCGACAACCCAACCCAACAACCGGTTTCAGACTTCGCTGGTCGGCGAGATACTGCGTATCGAGAGCGTCGATGCGGGCAACACCCTCTCGCTCAACGATGTTCAAGGCCGCCCATGCCTGAGCATCGGTGCCACAGGCGCTCTCCATCGCTGGCACTATGAAGACGCATCGCTTGCGGGGCGATTGCTACACGTCACTGAGCAAATCGCCGAAGCCCCCCCGCGCATCACAGAACGCTTGGTCTGGGGCGGCAACACCCAAGAGGCCAAGAATCAAAATCTTGCAGGCCAATGCGTGCGCCACTATGACACAGCAGGTTGTCGGCAGACCGACAGTGTCGGCGTGACCGCTACAGTACTCTCCTCGACCCAAAAGTTGCTGGTGGTAGGTACCGAAGCCGACTGGCAGGGCCAGGACGAATCAGCCTGGGACAGGCTACTGGCACCCTACACGTTCACTACGTCATTTCGTATCGACGCTACAGGCGCCTCCATCGAACAACGTGATGCGCTCGGGCATGTTCAACGCCAGTCGTACGACATAGCCGGCATGCTGAGCAGCACTCGGCTGATCATGAAGGGCGGAACGACACACGTCATCTTGAAGTCCGTGACATATTCAGCCTCTGGGCAAAAACTGCGGGAAGAACAGGGCAATGGCGTCATTACCACCTACACCTACGAACAACGGACGCAGCGCCTTCTAGGCAGCAAGATCGAACGGCGTGCCGGGCGCAGCGAAGCGAAAGTCCTGCAAGACATACGCTACGAATATGACCCCGTCGGTAATATCCTGAGTGTGCACAATGATGCGGAGGCGACGCGGTTCTGGCGAAATCAGAAGGTCGTTCCGGTCAATCGCTATGAGTACGACAGCCTCTATCAACTGATCACCGCCAGCGGCCGTGAAATGGCCGAGATGCCCCGCCAAGGCACTAGGCCCCCCTCCCCCACCATCCCACTTCCGACAAACGATGGGGCCTATACCAACTACACACGTCGTTACCAATACGATCGCGCAGGCAACCTGACGCGTATCTCCCACAGCGCCCCTACCTCCAACAACAGCTATACCCTGGACATGACAGTGTCCAACCGCAGCAACCGGGCGGTATTGCATACGCTGACCCAAGACCCTGCAAAGGTCGATGCCTTGTTCGATGCAGCGGGCAATCAGTTGCAACTACAACCTGGCCAAGCCCTTCATTGGACGCCTCGCGGGCAACTCGACAAAGTCGTGCCACAGGCCGGTGATGAAAGCGCCGTCGACCAGGAAAGCTACCGCTACGGTGCAGACGGCCAACGGATCGCCAAGTACAACGCCCAACAGGCAGGCGCCCAAACGGGATATGTACTTTATTTGCCAGGGTTGGAAGTGCGCGCCCGTTTCAGGGACGATGCGATAAAAGAATTGCTTCACGTGATCACCGTCGGCGCAGCCGGTAATGCTCAGGCCCGATTACTGCACTGGGAAACCGGGACGCCGCCAGGCGTCAGCAATGACTCGCTGCGCTACAGCTATTCCAATCTGATAAATAGCGTCGGCCTCGAACTCGATAGCGAAGGCCAAATCATCAGCCACGAGGAATACTACCCCTACGGCGGTTCTGCAGTATGGGCCGCCCGCAACCAGACAGAAGCCGATTACAAAACCGTGCGTTACTCTGGAAAAGAGCGCGATGCCACGGGACTCTATTATTACGGCTATCGGTATTACCAACCTTGGGTAGGGCGCTGGCTCAGTGCAGACCCCGCCGGCGCGATAGACGGGATAAATCTCTATCGAATGGTGCGCAACAATCCGGTGACATTGGAAGATGGGATGGGACTGTCCTCCAAGGGGGTCTATTACGAATATGCCGCGCTCAAGGCGGCCCCTCAAGAAATACAAAATACCCGGATGGAGGTAGAGGCATTTTTGCAGAGCAAACGAGGCAGCGCAGCGCTGTACGTAGCAGGAGGAACTGTCCGGGAGGGCATAGGTGTACTCGCAGGTATAGGAGGGGGTGTACTGGGTTCCGTTGTACCTGTTGCAGGCACATTCGCAGGCGCCTACGTCGCTAAAAAAGCGGTGGAAAAAGCACTTCCGGAATTTCATGCAGTACCGGACACCGATATGGCGAAGCGACTGGAAAAAAAATCAAAAGGTGGCATAAGCCACAAAATCAAGGTGTTTAGAGAAGAGAACATCAATCTGGAGAAGATCGGGGAGAAAGCAGTCGACGTCACTGCGAACAACCTGGTAAACGGTGTATTGGAGGCTGCGGACCAAGCGCCACTTCCACTTTCTGTTCCCTTTTCCTCCATGTACAAGGGCACGAAAGAGCTGTTGAAATCCAAAAATACATCCAAGGTTGACCTCCTCCAACAACTGGCGGCGGACATTGAAACAACTGAGGCGCTGCTCAATGGATTCAAAGCGACCATCGACGCAGAATTTGGAAAGCTCAGCGTAAAACGCGAGCATATCGATCCCGTATTGGGGCGCTCGGGCTTCCTCGAATATTGCGTTCGCTCAAAAAACCATCCCGCCTTAGAGAATCACTGGATCAGAGAAACGGTCTATCGAAAAGCATATGACGCGGCCATGACCGGGTTGAACGGATTGAAAGCGTTGGTCGCCAGATATAAACCCGCCGCTCAGTAA
- a CDS encoding mechanosensitive ion channel family protein: protein MPALLRCLFLLLLVFITPVQAAGLPSLLGSSTPAQPEATEPLGKSLDEVIKNLENDQQRAKLLADLKKLRDATKQSQPTVEQGVLGLIGGALHDLEKQFSGDASPFRRWSLEINQAQEELVALVVPVHQWPAILFGFAAIIAVWSLLAYAFNWIGHRVRLRFGLTEELPQHPRTWDLVRFALRKLGPWMVALVFTVYLSFALPSSLGKSLAMVLAYALVVGTLFSAICVIAFSLLDGPHRHRALYILRHQAFRPLWLIGSFAAFGEAMSDPRMTTALGSHLAHALATLANVVAAVCTGLFILRFRRPIAHLIRNQPLSRRLTRRTLSDTIEILGSFWFVPALILVAVSLFATFVSAGDTSTALRQSLMCTVLVVVCMVLNGLVRRHAANPKRANRRQEVYAERLRNFAYALVHLLIWLVFIELGLRVWGLSMINFAEGDGHEVSMRLVGLAGTMIAAWLVWILADTAVHHALVRSRRGLANARAQTMMPLIRNVMFVAIFIIAVIVALANMGMNVTPLLAGAGVIGLAIGFGAQSLVADLITGLFIIIEDSLAIDDYVDVGGHLGTVEGLTIRTVRLRDIDGIVHTIPFSEIKSIKNYSREFGYAIFRVAIPHSMAIDQAITLIREVGQKLRNDPLMRRNIWSPLELQGVESFESGSAILRARFKTAPIKQWEVSRAFNLALKRQLDEAGLDLATPRLSVQVVTAGGGGTAD from the coding sequence GTGCCTGCACTCCTGCGTTGCCTGTTCCTGCTGTTGCTCGTGTTCATCACCCCGGTCCAGGCGGCGGGCCTGCCAAGCCTGCTCGGTTCGAGCACGCCTGCGCAGCCGGAAGCGACCGAGCCCTTGGGCAAATCGCTCGATGAGGTGATCAAGAACCTGGAAAACGACCAGCAACGCGCCAAGCTGCTGGCCGACCTGAAAAAGCTACGCGACGCCACCAAACAGTCACAGCCGACCGTCGAACAGGGCGTGCTCGGGCTGATCGGCGGTGCGCTGCACGACCTGGAAAAGCAATTTAGCGGCGACGCCAGCCCGTTCCGACGCTGGTCACTGGAAATCAACCAGGCTCAGGAGGAACTGGTAGCGCTGGTGGTCCCTGTGCATCAATGGCCCGCTATCCTGTTCGGCTTCGCCGCGATCATCGCAGTCTGGAGTCTGCTGGCCTACGCCTTCAACTGGATCGGCCACCGTGTGCGCCTGCGCTTTGGCCTGACCGAAGAGCTGCCGCAGCACCCGCGCACCTGGGACCTGGTCCGCTTCGCCTTGCGCAAGCTGGGCCCCTGGATGGTGGCGCTGGTGTTCACGGTCTACCTGAGCTTCGCCCTGCCCTCTTCCCTGGGCAAGTCATTGGCCATGGTCCTGGCCTATGCGTTGGTGGTCGGCACCCTGTTCTCGGCGATCTGCGTGATCGCTTTCTCGCTGCTCGACGGCCCACATCGCCACCGTGCCCTGTACATTCTGCGCCACCAGGCATTCCGCCCACTGTGGCTGATCGGCAGCTTCGCCGCGTTCGGCGAAGCGATGAGCGACCCGCGCATGACCACCGCCCTGGGCAGCCACCTGGCCCATGCCCTGGCAACCCTGGCCAACGTGGTGGCCGCGGTGTGCACCGGCCTGTTCATCCTGCGTTTTCGCCGCCCCATCGCCCATTTGATTCGCAACCAGCCGTTGTCCCGCCGCCTGACTCGCCGAACCTTGAGCGACACCATCGAGATCCTCGGCAGCTTCTGGTTCGTGCCGGCGCTGATCCTGGTGGCTGTCTCGCTGTTCGCCACGTTCGTCTCGGCCGGTGACACCAGCACGGCTCTGCGCCAGTCGCTGATGTGCACGGTGCTGGTGGTGGTGTGCATGGTGCTCAATGGCCTGGTGCGCCGACACGCGGCCAACCCCAAGCGCGCCAACCGCCGCCAGGAGGTGTACGCCGAGCGCCTGCGCAACTTCGCCTACGCCCTGGTGCACCTGTTAATCTGGTTGGTGTTCATCGAACTGGGCCTGCGGGTCTGGGGCCTGTCGATGATCAATTTCGCCGAGGGCGACGGGCATGAAGTGAGCATGCGCCTGGTGGGGCTGGCCGGGACCATGATCGCGGCCTGGCTGGTGTGGATCCTGGCCGATACCGCCGTGCACCATGCCCTGGTGCGTTCACGCCGGGGCCTGGCCAACGCCCGGGCCCAGACCATGATGCCGCTGATCCGCAACGTGATGTTCGTGGCGATCTTCATCATCGCGGTGATCGTCGCACTGGCCAACATGGGCATGAACGTCACCCCGCTGCTCGCCGGTGCCGGTGTCATCGGCCTGGCGATCGGTTTCGGCGCCCAGTCACTGGTGGCCGACCTGATCACGGGCCTGTTCATCATCATCGAAGACTCCCTGGCCATCGATGACTACGTGGATGTCGGTGGTCACCTGGGCACGGTCGAGGGCCTGACCATCCGCACCGTGCGCCTGCGGGACATCGACGGCATCGTGCATACCATCCCGTTCAGCGAGATCAAGAGCATCAAGAACTACTCGCGGGAGTTCGGCTATGCGATTTTCCGCGTGGCCATTCCCCACAGCATGGCGATCGACCAAGCGATCACCCTGATTCGCGAAGTAGGGCAAAAACTGCGCAACGACCCGTTGATGCGGCGTAACATCTGGTCGCCTCTGGAGCTTCAAGGTGTGGAAAGCTTCGAGTCGGGGTCGGCGATCCTGCGGGCGCGATTCAAGACGGCGCCCATCAAGCAATGGGAAGTATCACGGGCATTCAACCTGGCCTTGAAGCGCCAGCTCGATGAAGCAGGGCTGGATCTGGCGACGCCACGGTTGTCGGTGCAGGTCGTGACGGCGGGAGGGGGCGGGACCGCCGATTGA
- a CDS encoding M18 family aminopeptidase, with protein sequence MRDSLNAGLIDFLKASPTPFHATASLAQRLEAAGYQRLDERDSWATVPGGRYYVTRNDSSIIAIKLGKQSPLLGGIRMVGAHTDSPCLRVKPQPELQRHGFLQLGVEVYGGALLAPWFDRDLSLAGRVTFRRDGKVESQLVDFKLPIAVIPNLAIHLNRTANEGWAINPQLELPPILAQVAGDERVDFRALLTEQLAREHDLNADVVLDYELSFYDTQDAALIGLNGDFIAAARLDNLLSCYAGLQALLTADSDETCVLVCNDHEEVGSCSACGADGPMLEQTLQRLLPDGDDYVRTIQRSLMVSADNAHGVHPNYADKHDGNHGPKLNAGPVIKVNNNQRYATNSETAGFFRHLCMAEEVPVQSFVVRSDMGCGSTIGPIAASHLGVRTVDIGLPTFAMHSIRELCGSHDLAHLVKVLTAFYRSRELP encoded by the coding sequence ATGCGCGATTCCCTGAATGCCGGCCTGATCGATTTCCTCAAGGCCTCCCCGACGCCTTTCCATGCCACCGCGAGCCTCGCCCAACGTCTGGAGGCCGCCGGCTACCAGCGCCTGGACGAGCGCGACAGCTGGGCCACGGTACCGGGTGGCCGCTATTACGTGACCCGCAATGACTCCTCGATCATCGCCATCAAGCTGGGCAAGCAATCGCCCTTGCTCGGCGGTATCCGCATGGTCGGCGCCCACACCGACAGCCCGTGCCTGCGGGTAAAGCCGCAACCTGAACTGCAACGCCACGGTTTCCTGCAACTGGGCGTCGAAGTCTACGGTGGCGCCCTGCTCGCCCCTTGGTTCGACCGCGATCTGTCGTTGGCCGGCCGGGTCACCTTCCGTCGCGATGGCAAGGTCGAGAGCCAGTTGGTGGACTTCAAGCTGCCGATCGCGGTGATCCCGAACCTCGCCATCCACCTCAACCGCACCGCCAACGAAGGCTGGGCGATCAACCCTCAGCTGGAACTGCCCCCCATCCTGGCCCAGGTGGCCGGTGACGAGCGCGTGGACTTCCGCGCGCTGCTCACCGAACAATTGGCCCGCGAACACGACCTCAATGCCGATGTGGTGCTGGATTACGAACTGAGCTTCTACGACACCCAGGACGCCGCGCTGATCGGCCTGAATGGCGACTTCATCGCCGCCGCCCGTCTGGACAACCTGCTCTCCTGCTACGCAGGCCTGCAGGCCCTGCTGACGGCAGACAGTGACGAGACCTGCGTGCTGGTGTGCAACGACCACGAGGAAGTCGGCTCCTGTTCGGCCTGCGGCGCCGACGGCCCGATGCTCGAACAGACCCTGCAGCGCCTGCTGCCCGATGGTGATGACTACGTGCGCACCATCCAGCGCTCGCTGATGGTCTCGGCTGACAACGCCCACGGCGTGCATCCCAACTACGCCGACAAGCACGACGGCAACCACGGGCCCAAGCTCAACGCGGGGCCGGTAATCAAGGTCAACAATAACCAGCGCTACGCCACCAACAGCGAAACCGCAGGCTTCTTCCGCCACCTGTGCATGGCCGAGGAAGTACCGGTGCAGAGCTTCGTGGTACGCAGCGACATGGGTTGCGGCTCGACCATCGGCCCGATCGCCGCCAGCCACCTGGGCGTGCGCACGGTCGACATTGGCCTGCCGACCTTCGCCATGCACTCGATCCGCGAGCTGTGCGGCAGCCATGACCTGGCGCATCTGGTGAAGGTGCTCACCGCGTTCTACCGTAGCCGCGAACTGCCGTGA
- a CDS encoding RluA family pseudouridine synthase — protein MPLSNVQILHEDAAILVVNKPTLLLSVPGRAEDNKDCLITRLRQNGYPDALIVHRLDWETSGIILLARDADSHRELSRQFHDRETEKAYTALCWGQPALDSGSIDLPLRYDPPTKPRHVVDHEQGKHALTFWRIVERCGEYCRVELTPITGRSHQLRVHMLSIGHPLLGDRLYANPEALAAHDRLCLHASMLSFTHPVTGERLNFECPAPF, from the coding sequence ATGCCGCTGTCGAACGTCCAGATCCTCCATGAAGACGCCGCCATCCTGGTGGTCAACAAGCCGACCCTGCTGCTGTCGGTACCAGGTCGCGCCGAGGACAACAAGGACTGCCTGATCACCCGCCTGCGGCAGAACGGCTACCCCGATGCGTTGATCGTTCACCGGCTGGACTGGGAAACCTCCGGCATCATCCTGCTGGCCCGCGATGCCGACAGCCACCGCGAGCTTTCACGCCAGTTCCATGACCGCGAAACCGAAAAGGCCTACACCGCGCTGTGCTGGGGCCAGCCGGCGCTGGACAGCGGCAGCATCGACCTTCCCCTGCGCTACGACCCGCCGACAAAGCCACGCCATGTGGTGGACCATGAGCAGGGCAAGCATGCCCTGACCTTCTGGCGCATCGTCGAGCGCTGTGGCGAGTACTGCCGGGTGGAACTGACCCCGATCACCGGGCGCTCGCACCAGTTGCGCGTGCACATGTTGTCGATCGGCCATCCGCTGCTGGGCGACCGCCTGTATGCCAACCCCGAGGCCCTGGCGGCCCATGATCGCCTGTGCCTGCATGCGAGCATGCTGAGCTTCACCCACCCGGTGACGGGCGAGCGGTTGAACTTCGAATGCCCCGCGCCGTTCTGA
- the minE gene encoding cell division topological specificity factor MinE produces the protein MNLFDFFRGRQKQSSASVAKERLQIIVAHERGQRSEPDYLPALQKELLEVIRKYVNIGSDDVHIELENQGSCSILELNITLPDR, from the coding sequence ATGAACCTTTTTGACTTCTTTCGTGGCAGACAGAAACAAAGCAGCGCGTCGGTAGCGAAAGAGCGTCTACAGATCATCGTGGCGCACGAACGCGGCCAACGTAGCGAGCCTGATTACCTCCCAGCCTTGCAGAAAGAGCTGCTGGAAGTGATCCGCAAGTACGTGAACATCGGCAGCGACGACGTGCATATCGAGCTTGAGAACCAGGGTAGCTGCTCGATCCTGGAGCTGAACATCACCCTGCCCGATCGCTGA